TTGATATGTCGAAGGCGACAGCGTATAGTGCTGACAATGCATCTGTGAACTATGGAGTGCACTATTCTGTTTACTAACATCTGAAGGTAGAACACCCAAACTTACTAAAGGCTATCTGTTTTGCTCATCTCATGCACAATTGCTTAAAGAATGCTGCTTCCCAATTAGATGTGGATGTGGAGTTAATAGTAATACGGATCTtccattattttttttcttcaGCAGGCTGAAGACAGCAGCTTAAACTCTATGAATTTCTTGATATGAAAAGCTGTGAGCTACAGAGACATTTGCCCACAAGATGGCTGGCATTAAAACCTGCAGTTGAGAGATTACTGAAGGTTTACCAGCAGTGAAAAGTTATTTTATCTCACAGGAGATGATTGCCAAACTGCTGTTAAACAGTTACTGAAACTCAAAATGGATGGAACTGACAATCCTCAAGCAAAGGAATCCATTGAGGAACTCTATCTGAGCTTCGTATAAAATATTACCACTGTATTTGAGAAGGCTGTTCTGCAACTCGACAAGGACAATGGTACAATAATGGAGATTTATGGCATTATTAATGAACTGAGAGGGTCCTTGAAAGACAGAATGGAAGACAAATTTTTTAGAAGCACAGCGAGAACAATATTGAGTAAATTGAGCACCAATGAACACCTGATAATCACTACCGATCTTCTTGGCTTCCTAGGCAATGGTGTGTATGTATAATGCTGCATACTGTAAATAATCACTTCCAAAAATAATAGCCATTTTATGTGACACTTTTTGAATCGGTAGCAGTTGGAAAAAGCTTAATGTgtcacatacatgcatacaacaTACAATACAAATTATGCAgattacaaaattgttcatgTTTTTTCAGCTATTACTTACCTAGAGAAACCGTTTGACTTCGCCGATGACTCTTATTCGTACAAAGCAACTTATTTCACACTGATAGAAGGCATCCCTCGCTACCAACACATCCTTGACTTGAAGAATGATATCAATTTAAGCCATGAAGATGTATTGTTTGAAGAACATAAGGGTATCAGGAGAATTCCCTGAGATAATATAAAGTCCTTAAGCTCCCCAGCTGAGAAGGGGGTTACATATTGAATAGCAGACCACTATTTCCAGAAACAACTAAGCcagtattatatatactatccaTACCAACCAGCAATGCGGGCCCTGAGTGTATATTTTCACGCATGATAGCCAAAAAAAAGAAACAGAGCATCAACTGTACTTATAAATTCAGAGCTGCAAGTGGCATGCAATATGAAAATAGACTGCAAAGAATTTTATGCtgctgtattgaaaaaaatgatgCTTTGTTAAAAGAGTGTAGACAATCAAAAATAAATTGTGAGCAAGATTGAAGAGAAGAAGAGACAATGCATACTAAGTACACTCTAATATACACGACCTTACAGCATAGTAtgcatgtatatcattattatgtTAGTAGGATATATATTATGTCATCATATCATGCAATTACCATATAACAATATACAAAACACTATACGCTACAAACTTTCAAACATAGAACCCACTACCGTCTACCAGCCACAATATGTCCTGTATTTTTGTTCATCCATctgcatacctgccaactctcacgcattgggcgtgagactattatttattattattattatattttcccaCTTAGACCGCACAGCAGGTGCGTAAGGGGCGTGAGAACACGGTGTGTTTACACTAATAAGTGGTTTCAAAAtaagatattttttaaaaatcatattgtgtttttctatttatttatttatatatacatatttattttattctgtcCGAAGGATTCATCTTATCAGGATCTTAACTCTCTTAGTGTACGGGGCCAAAAGGACTGATAGAATACATTAGTTCTTATATATGGAGTATAGGTGTTTGATTTTTGGCGGGTATTGTATcctattgttgtattatactcATGTTTGCGTGCTATTTTGTATTGCGCATGAATCTTGGTGTGTTCAATAAAGACAGTTCGGCGTCACACAACATGGTGGCCAGTACGAAATAATTGTGCTTGCGTTGTGAAAATTAATTTCGAGGGATGCCGAAATTTAACCCCCCTGATGGGTTCGACTTTTTCCCGGAAAAATGGGCAGAGTGGTCTAGAAGGTGGGGCAGATATCGTAATATCTCCAAACTAGACCAAGATGAACAAGAGGTCCAAGTTGACAGTTTGCTGTATTGTATGGGACCTTCTAGCGAAAGTATATTCAACAGCTTAGGCCTTTCAGATGACGATAAAAAGGACTATAAGAAAGTGCTAGAGGGATTCAACCAGTACTTCTCTCCTAAGAAGTACGTGATATTTGAAAGGGTGAAGTTTTTTAAGCGAGACCAAATGCCGGGTGAGTCAGTGGAACAGTATATACGTGCTCTTAATGAGCTCGCTGACAAGTGTGACTTTGGCGAAAAACGGTCAGAGCAGATACGAGACCGGCTGGTAGTCGGCATTACTGACACGGACTTGAGCAGAGAGATGCAGAAGATGGACATTGAGAAACTGACTGAAAGTACAGCTGTGGCAATGGCTAGACAGGCCGAGCAAGTCGATAGAAACGTACGTGAACTAAACGCAACTGCCGGTGACACCAAAGCAGTGGATGCAGTAAAGCGCGGTACCGATAATCGTGATACTCAGCAACGACCCAAACCTGATACTTATAGTGGTAGTAGCAAAACTCCAACGGGTCAAGCATCTGTGAGACAGTGTGGGCGATGTGGTCATAACTCCCACACATTCGGAAAATGTCCGGCCATGAATGCAACATGCCACAAATGCCACAAGCAGGGGCACTTTGCTCGTTTATGTAAATCCAAACCTAGTGCAGTACATGCCTTGGAGGAACAGGATCAGCAGCCGAGTAGTAGTAGAGGTTCCTCTGAGAATCCCGGACATTTTTTCCTCGGAGAAATCAACGACCGGACCGCTGATGTTGAATGGACTAAGACAGTGAAAGTAGACAAAATACCCATACCTGTACGCTTCAAACTGGACTCAGGTGCAGATGTCTCCATTATTCCCCGTAAATTGTGTGGATCAGTGCAATTGAACTTACCAGACAAATCCTTGTTTGGCCCTAGTAATGCTGAAATACCTGTGTTGGGATGGTTTGAAACCACTTTGTATGTAAACAATCGCAAGGTAGTAGAGAAACTCTATGTGGTAGCGCATAACAAAGCTTTGCTTAGTAGAAAAGCATGTGTTGATCTAGGCTTGATTGCATGTAATACTAGCATTGACTATGTATCAGAACCGTGTTCTTTTGACAGGTTTAAATCTGAGTTCCCTAGTCTGTTTTCAGGGCTGGGTAGAATGAGTCAAGAGGCTGAGGTCAGGTTGAAACCGGGTTCCACTCCTTTTGCAATAAATGTGCCGCGGTCTGTCCCTTACCCTTTGTTAGACAGAGTAGAGTATGAGTTAAAGCAGATGGTTGATTGTGGAGTTATATTTTCAGTAAGTGAGCCCACGGATTGATGCTCTCCGATGGTGGTAGTGCCCAAGCCCAACAATCGAGTTCGCATCTGTGTAGACTATACACGACTAAACCTGGTAGTAAAGAGGGAAGTGTATCCTATGGCACATGTTGATGCTAGTTTGGCAAAGCTAGGTCGTGGGAAGGTATTCAGTAAATTGGATGCTAACTCCGGGTTTTATCAAATTCCATTGTCTAAGGAAAGCAAGCTGCTTACTACATTCCTGACCCCCTTTGGTAGGTTTGCGTATCATAGACTTCCTTTTGGGTTGTCCTCTAGTCCCGAGATCTACGCCAAAGTTGTTTCCCAGGTTCTTTCAGGTCTTGAAGGAGTTATTGTCCACATGGACGACGTCTGCATCTGGGGTTCCACCAGTGATGAACATGATAAGCGAGTGAGGTTGGTTCTGAAGCGTATGGCGGAGGCAGGAATGACGTTAAACAGTTCCAAATGTGAGTTTTCTAAGAGCTCCATAAAGTTCTTAGGTCACGTGATATCGGAAGAGGGCATCAGAGCTAGTCCTGAGACAATGCAAGGTATTCAGGATTTCACTACACCGAAAAATGTCTCAGATGTGCGTAGTTTTCTGGGCATGGCTAACCAGTTTAGCAAATTTACCCCAAACTTGGCAGAAATGTCCAGGCCCTTGAGAGATCTGTTGTGTAAGGGCTCTCAGTGGTTTTGGGGTGATTCCCAAAGTAAAGCCTTTGCCCGGATCAAGGGTGAACTGTCTAGAGAATTTGTTCTTGCAGCGTATGACCCTAAAGCTGAAACAATAGTACAATCTGATGCTTGTCGAAATGGCATCGGGGCTGCATTGCTCCAGATTCAGCCTGATGGTACAAAACGAGTTGTAGCAACTGCCTCTCGTTCTTTATCCGATACTGAAAGACGATATGCCACAATAGAGCAGGAGGCACTTGGTGTAGTGTGGGCATGTACCAAGTTCAAGGATTACATCACGGGTATGACAGTGCGAATTCAAACCGATCATAAGCCCCTTATCCCACTCCTTAGCACCATCGAGTTGAACAAGTTGACAGCACGCATTCAAAGATTTCGAATGCGTCTGATGAGGTTTTCGTACGTGATCGAGTACTTGGCAGGGAAAGACAACACCTTGGCAGATGCATTATCCCGTTCTCAAGCGTTGCCCACAGTTGACGAGGTGTGTTTTGTTGAAGAGGTGGAACTTGTTGCTAAACAAGCCCACCAGATGTTCGCTTCTAGTGgaaaattagctcagttggccAAGTTGCAAAAAGCAGATGAGGTTTTGTCCCAGGTCATACAGTTTGTTGAGACGTCATGGCCGGCTTACTTGACCAGCCAGGATGTCCTTCTCCGTCCCTACTTTGAGTCCAGAGCATGGTTGTCTATTCAAGATGGTTTGTTAGTCTTACGAGATCGCATTGTTATCCCGCAAGTTGAAAGAGTTGGCGTGTTAAGGACCCTCCACCAAGGTCATTTGGGAGTCTCCAAGTGCCGCGCTAGAGCAAAGCAGGCTGTTTGGTGGCCCGGAATATCCCAACAGATCGCTGAGATGGTGCGTCAATGTAACACCTGCAGATTACATGCCAACACAGTCCAGGAGCCTTTGATGGTAGCTGAACTTCCCCAAAGACCGTGGGAGAAGTTAGGCAGTGACTTGTTTTACCACCAGAGCCGATGGTATCTTGTGCTAGTAGACTACTATTCTAGGTTTGTAGAGGTTGCCCCCCTGTCCGAACTCAGTAGTAGAGAAGTTGTGGATCACTTGCGTAGTATTTTTGCCAGACATGGTATCCCAGAGCTGTTGGTTTCAGACAATGGCCCCCAATATTCTAGTTCAGAGTTCAAGCATTTTGTTTCGTCTTACGGGTTTGTGCATGTTACTAGCTCGCCAAAACATCCCCAGGCAAACGGTGCTGCGGAGAGAGCAGTTCAAACGGTTAAGGCGCTGCTCAAGAAGGAATCTGATCCGTATCTGGCCTTGCTGGCATACCGGTCTTCACCCTTGGAAAATGGGATGTCCCCATCAGAGCTGTTAATGGGTAGAAAACTCAGGACCACAGTTCCCATCTTGTCTAAGTTGCTGGACCCTCAGACACCGCAGAGGTCTGTAGTCAGGGAAAGAGAGGAGTACAGAAGAAGTCAGACAAAGATCAGTTTCGATCAGAGACATAAAGCAGTGCCGCTATCTCCCCTTAAGGTTGGAGACAGAGTGGTTATCAGAGACTTAAACAGAGAGGCCAAAGTATCTCAGGCGACTTCCCCTAGGTCCTATGTTCTCAGAGATGCTAACGGCATGGAGTTGAGGCGTAATCGTAAAAGTCTGGTGCAGGTAGTTCCGGATAGTGAGTTGAGTTCATCTAGTCAAGTAGTTGTTGAGCCTAGAGAGAGTCCCCAGGCAGGTTGTAATACACCCATCAAGTCAGATGTACCCCAGTACACGACACGTTCTGGCCGCGAAGTAAAACCTCCAGTAAAACTTGACCTGTAACCTCTTGACTCCTACCCACATGCCCCCCGATACTCATATACTCATTTGAGAATACTCCTTTATCATGCTTATGTCTTAAGCTGGCTCGTATGCTATTTTATCTCACTTATATTCCAAACCGAATTGGTATCTACATCGGTAGAGTCATGTTACTGGTTTTTCAGATAAAGGTATTAGATGTGTTATTTCTCAGTTCATAGCTTTCATACACGTTCCAGTATTATCCCCGTTGCACTTAAGTCACTGTTGGAAAGGAGAGATGTTGTATTATACTCATGTTTGCGTGCTATTTTGTATTGCGCATGAATCTTGGTGTGTTCAATAAAGACAGTTCGGCGTCACACAACACCTATGTTTTCGCATTTGAATGGTGGTTCTATGCCCTCGGCAGCACATCCTACAAACAGTTTATGCCTaccctctcttcttctctcctgTAAGGACTCAACACTTGTATCTTCtcgtaattttgtaaaacttatctggcccttaatgttaaaaataaatcgtagTGCTGTATTTTGCGACTTTTCAAGCTGTTTGACATGTTTATTTTGATAGGGATCCCAGATTTGTGAGGCATATTCTAGTGTTGGCCTTACTAAAGAAAAATAGGCAATCTTTTTTgagtgagactcacgcaatcactccaaagaaaaaatgaaaacgtGTGAGAGATGCGtaagatttttgccccaatttccataattttatatatactatcattgatacatcaattgccccaaacccaaatctcacgcat
Above is a window of Watersipora subatra chromosome 3, tzWatSuba1.1, whole genome shotgun sequence DNA encoding:
- the LOC137390586 gene encoding uncharacterized protein; its protein translation is MPKFNPPDGFDFFPEKWAEWSRRWGRYRNISKLDQDEQEVQVDSLLYCMGPSSESIFNSLGLSDDDKKDYKKVLEGFNQYFSPKKYVIFERVKFFKRDQMPGESVEQYIRALNELADKCDFGEKRSEQIRDRLVVGITDTDLSREMQKMDIEKLTESTAVAMARQAEQVDRNVRELNATAGDTKAVDAVKRGTDNRDTQQRPKPDTYSGSSKTPTGQASVRQCGRCGHNSHTFGKCPAMNATCHKCHKQGHFARLCKSKPSAVHALEEQDQQPSSSRGSSENPGHFFLGEINDRTADVEWTKTVKVDKIPIPVRFKLDSGADVSIIPRKLCGSVQLNLPDKSLFGPSNAEIPVLGWFETTLYVNNRKVVEKLYVVAHNKALLSRKACVDLGLIACNTSIDYVSEPCSFDRFKSEFPSLFSGLGRMSQEAEVRLKPGSTPFAINVPRSVPYPLLDRVEYELKQMVDCGVIFSVSEPTD